The Cucumis melo cultivar AY chromosome 5, USDA_Cmelo_AY_1.0, whole genome shotgun sequence genome has a segment encoding these proteins:
- the LOC103485838 gene encoding GPN-loop GTPase QQT2 isoform X1 has translation MDVDSDVSHKPSDDAECRPMESEDSNDKGKAKEELADSIKNLNIEESSRHAGSLATNFRRKPVIIIVIGMAGSGKTTFLHRLVCHTHASNIRGYVMNLDPAVMTLPFGANIDIRDTVRYKEVMKQFNLGPNGGILTSLNLFATKFDEVISVIEKRADQLDYVLVDTPGQIEIFTWSASGAIITEAFASTFPTVIAYVVDTPRSSNPVTFMSNMLYACSILYKTRLPVVLVFNKTDVAKHEFALEWMEDFEAFQAAVSSDSSYTSTLSQSLSLVLDEFYKNLKCVGVSAVSGAGMDSFFKAIESSAEEYMENYKAELDKRVAEKQRLEEERRRENMEKLRRDMESSKGQTVVLSTGLKDDKSKTKMVDNDDVEIDEEDEDDDDYDRFTEEDDAIDEDEDEEVARFSF, from the exons ATGGACGTCGATTCTGATGTCAGTCATAAACCATCCGATGACGCCGAGTGCAGGCCAATGGAATCTGAAGATTCAAAT GATAAGGGTAAAGCAAAAGAGGAGCTTGCTGATTCAATTAAGAACTTAAATATTGAAGAATCATCTAGGCATGCAGGCTCTTTAGCCACAAACTTCAGACGAAAACCAGTCATTATCATTGTCATAGGGATGGCAG GGAGTGGGAAGACAACTTTTCTTCATCGTCTAGTGTGCCACACACATGCTTCAAATATCAGGGGTTATGTAATGAATCTCGATCCTGCTGTAATGACGCTACCTTTTGGTGCTAATATTGATATAAGAGATACCGTGCGATACAAGGAAGTGATGAAACAATTCAATCTTGGGCCTAATGGAGGAATTTTGACGTCACTTAACTTGTTTGCCACCAAATTTGATGAG GTAATTTCAGTGATTGAAAAGCGAGCAGATCAGCTTGATTATGTCCTTGTCGATACTCCTGGTCAAATCGAGATATTCACATGGTCTGCTTCTGGGGCCATCATcactgaggcttttgcttccACCTTTCCCACTGTAATTGcttatgttgttgatacacctCGTTCATCTAATCCAGTCACATTCATGAGCAACATGCTTTATGCCTGTTCTATCCTCTACAAGACAAGGCTGCCAGTTGTGTTGGTTTTCAATAAAACCGATGTGGCAAAACACGAGTTTGCTTTGGAG TGGATGGAAGATTTTGAAGCATTTCAAGCTGCCGTCAGTTCTGATAGTTCATACACCTCCACGTTAAGTCAGAGTCTTTCCCTTGTGCTGGATGAGTTCTATAAGAACTTAAAATGCGTTGGAGTTTCAGCAGTTTCTGGCGCCGGAATGGATTCTTTCTTTAAAGCAATTGAATCCAGTGCGGAGGAGTACATGGAAAACTACAA GGCAGAGCTTGACAAGAGAGTTGCCGAAAAGCAGCGATTAGAGGAAGAGCGCAGACGGGAAAACATGGAGAAGTTGAGGAGAGATATGGAGAGCTCCAAGGGACAAACAGTGGTTTTGAGCACCGGTTTGAAGGACGACAAGAGTAAAACTAAGATGGTTGACAATGATGATGTAGAGATTGACGAAGAAGATGAAGACGATGATGATTACGATAGATTTACCGAAGAGGATGATGCAATCGATGAGGATGAAGATGAAGAGGTTGCTAGATTCTCCTTTTAG
- the LOC103485838 gene encoding GPN-loop GTPase QQT2 isoform X2, with amino-acid sequence MAISVAILAKTWRPVNFEGLAMTTEDNGGGSGKTTFLHRLVCHTHASNIRGYVMNLDPAVMTLPFGANIDIRDTVRYKEVMKQFNLGPNGGILTSLNLFATKFDEVISVIEKRADQLDYVLVDTPGQIEIFTWSASGAIITEAFASTFPTVIAYVVDTPRSSNPVTFMSNMLYACSILYKTRLPVVLVFNKTDVAKHEFALEWMEDFEAFQAAVSSDSSYTSTLSQSLSLVLDEFYKNLKCVGVSAVSGAGMDSFFKAIESSAEEYMENYKAELDKRVAEKQRLEEERRRENMEKLRRDMESSKGQTVVLSTGLKDDKSKTKMVDNDDVEIDEEDEDDDDYDRFTEEDDAIDEDEDEEVARFSF; translated from the exons ATGGCGATTTCAGTTGCAATTCTGGCGAAGACGTGGCGGCCGGTGAACTTTGAAGGGTTGGCGATGACAACAGAGGACAACGGCGGAG GGAGTGGGAAGACAACTTTTCTTCATCGTCTAGTGTGCCACACACATGCTTCAAATATCAGGGGTTATGTAATGAATCTCGATCCTGCTGTAATGACGCTACCTTTTGGTGCTAATATTGATATAAGAGATACCGTGCGATACAAGGAAGTGATGAAACAATTCAATCTTGGGCCTAATGGAGGAATTTTGACGTCACTTAACTTGTTTGCCACCAAATTTGATGAG GTAATTTCAGTGATTGAAAAGCGAGCAGATCAGCTTGATTATGTCCTTGTCGATACTCCTGGTCAAATCGAGATATTCACATGGTCTGCTTCTGGGGCCATCATcactgaggcttttgcttccACCTTTCCCACTGTAATTGcttatgttgttgatacacctCGTTCATCTAATCCAGTCACATTCATGAGCAACATGCTTTATGCCTGTTCTATCCTCTACAAGACAAGGCTGCCAGTTGTGTTGGTTTTCAATAAAACCGATGTGGCAAAACACGAGTTTGCTTTGGAG TGGATGGAAGATTTTGAAGCATTTCAAGCTGCCGTCAGTTCTGATAGTTCATACACCTCCACGTTAAGTCAGAGTCTTTCCCTTGTGCTGGATGAGTTCTATAAGAACTTAAAATGCGTTGGAGTTTCAGCAGTTTCTGGCGCCGGAATGGATTCTTTCTTTAAAGCAATTGAATCCAGTGCGGAGGAGTACATGGAAAACTACAA GGCAGAGCTTGACAAGAGAGTTGCCGAAAAGCAGCGATTAGAGGAAGAGCGCAGACGGGAAAACATGGAGAAGTTGAGGAGAGATATGGAGAGCTCCAAGGGACAAACAGTGGTTTTGAGCACCGGTTTGAAGGACGACAAGAGTAAAACTAAGATGGTTGACAATGATGATGTAGAGATTGACGAAGAAGATGAAGACGATGATGATTACGATAGATTTACCGAAGAGGATGATGCAATCGATGAGGATGAAGATGAAGAGGTTGCTAGATTCTCCTTTTAG